The Arthrobacter oryzae DNA window TGCCCAACCAGGGGCCCAGCCTTGCCATGTGGCGCTGTGAAGCGCCCGCCACAGGATTCGAAAGGAACCATCAATGACCGTCTCATCCCACTCGCGGCAGAAGACCCGCCAACTTTCCCCGGCCCACGACTGGTGGCGCCAGGCCTCCGTCTACCAGATCTACCCGCGCAGTTTCCATGACAGCAACGGGGACGGACTGGGCGACCTGCCCGGTATCACGGCCAAGGTGCCCTACCTGAGGAAGCTGGGCATCGACGCCGTATGGCTCAGCCCCTTCTATCCCTCCGCGCTTGCGGACGGAGGGTACGACGTCGACGACTACCGCAATGTGGACCCCCGGCTGGGCACCCTGGCAGACTTCGACGAGATGACCGCGGCGCTGCACGAAGCAGGCATCAAACTGATTGTCGACATCGTTCCCAACCATTCATCCGACCGCCACGAATGGTTCCGCGAGGCGCTGTTTTCCCCCGCCGGTTCTCCAGCCAGGGACCGCTACATATTCCGCGACGGGCTGGGACCCGGCGGAAACGAGCCGCCGTCGGACTGGCAGTCGATCTTCGGCGGTTCAGCATGGGAACGGATCACGGAACCGGACGGTACTCCCGGACAGTGGTACCTCCACCTGTTCGCCAAGGAGCAGCCCGACTTCAACTGGGAGAACCAGGAGGTCCGCGAGGACTTCCTCACCACGCTCCGGTTCTGGGCCGACCGCGGTGTTGATGGGTTCCGCGTTGACGTGGCACACGGCCTGACCAAGCACCTCCCCGAGACCCTGCCGGCTGAGATCGAGATGCCGGGCATGGCCTCGGAACACGGGCAGCACCTGTTTTGGGACCGTGACGAGGTCCACGACATCTATGCCCAATGGCGGCAGGTGTTCAACGAATACGATCCGCCCCGTATGGCCGTAGCCGAAGCGTGGGTCCACCCGTCCCGGAGGGCCCGCTACGCCAGCCCGGAAGGCCTGGGGCAGGCCTTCAACTTCGACCTCCTGACGGCGGACTTCGACGCGGCGGAGTTCCGCTC harbors:
- a CDS encoding glycoside hydrolase family 13 protein, whose translation is MTVSSHSRQKTRQLSPAHDWWRQASVYQIYPRSFHDSNGDGLGDLPGITAKVPYLRKLGIDAVWLSPFYPSALADGGYDVDDYRNVDPRLGTLADFDEMTAALHEAGIKLIVDIVPNHSSDRHEWFREALFSPAGSPARDRYIFRDGLGPGGNEPPSDWQSIFGGSAWERITEPDGTPGQWYLHLFAKEQPDFNWENQEVREDFLTTLRFWADRGVDGFRVDVAHGLTKHLPETLPAEIEMPGMASEHGQHLFWDRDEVHDIYAQWRQVFNEYDPPRMAVAEAWVHPSRRARYASPEGLGQAFNFDLLTADFDAAEFRSSITRNLAEADATGASSTWVFSNHDVVRHPTRYGLSAAPAPVAAVDTETGTPMAGGAHDGKAWLLAGAPEHELNRDLGLARAKAATLLMLALPGSAYLYQGEELGLHEVTDIPDGQRQDPAFFRNPGVDIGRDGCRVPLPWDADHTAFGFSATGAHLPQPQWFSKVAAELQERNPRSTLNLYRKALWLRGILQGPEELQWIEEDDPQVLHFARPQGWHSVTNFGNKPVPLPVGLVLLSSGVLPQDGTLPPATTVWMTR